In Mastigocladopsis repens PCC 10914, a single window of DNA contains:
- the hypA gene encoding hydrogenase maturation nickel metallochaperone HypA, with product MHETDMTKALILTVKDWWESQPERPQISQIHLIVGKFTCVEPASLQFAFEVQTCNIFLKGVKLVIQETPLIAFCHRCQKEYEPKIGCQYACPECNSPMEDIRSGRELKIDRIEYAYASNI from the coding sequence TTGCACGAAACTGACATGACAAAAGCGCTCATTTTAACAGTAAAAGATTGGTGGGAATCCCAGCCAGAGCGCCCTCAGATTTCCCAAATTCATCTAATTGTTGGTAAGTTCACTTGCGTTGAACCTGCAAGTTTGCAATTTGCTTTTGAAGTCCAAACGTGCAACATTTTTTTAAAAGGGGTAAAACTGGTTATTCAAGAAACACCCCTAATTGCCTTTTGTCACCGTTGCCAAAAGGAATATGAGCCAAAAATTGGCTGCCAATATGCCTGTCCTGAGTGTAATTCCCCAATGGAAGATATTCGCTCAGGTAGAGAATTAAAAATTGATAGAATTGAGTACGCTTATGCATCAAACATTTGA